The proteins below come from a single Salvelinus fontinalis isolate EN_2023a chromosome 1, ASM2944872v1, whole genome shotgun sequence genomic window:
- the LOC129862716 gene encoding ADP-ribosylation factor 4-like isoform X2, with protein sequence MGVMVSQLFSRFFEKKQMRILMVGLDAAGKTTVLYKLKLGEVVTTIPTIGFNVETVEYKNISFTVWDVGGQHVIRPLWKHYYQNTQGLIFVVDSNDPERINDASEELQNMLEEDQLRDVVLLVFANKQDLPNAMSVSDITNKLGLRKLQLNTPWFVQATC encoded by the exons ATGGGTGTTATGGTTTCGCAACTCTTCTCTCGTTTCTTCGAGAAAAAACAGATGAGAATTCTGATGG TTGGGTTAGATGCTGCAGGGAAGACCACAGTCCTGTACAAACTAAAACTTGGAGAAGTTGTCACTACTATCCCCACTATTG GGTTCAATGTGGAGACGGTTGAGTACAAGAACATCAGCTTCACGGTGTGGGATGTAGGTGGTCAGCACGTCATCAGACCTCTGTGGAAGCATTACTACCAGAACACTCAG GGTCTTATATTTGTGGTAGACAGCAACGATCCTGAGAGGATAAATGATGCTTCAGAGGAACTGCAGAACATG CTTGAAGAGGACCAGTTGAGAGATGTAGTTCTGCTGGTGTTCGCCAACAAACAGGACCTTCCCAACGCCATGTCTGTCAGTGACATCACAAATAAACTGGGACTGAGGAAACTTCAACTGAATACTCCT TGGTTTGTCCAGGCTACCTGTTAA
- the LOC129862716 gene encoding ADP-ribosylation factor 4-like isoform X1 — MGVMVSQLFSRFFEKKQMRILMVGLDAAGKTTVLYKLKLGEVVTTIPTIGFNVETVEYKNISFTVWDVGGQHVIRPLWKHYYQNTQGLIFVVDSNDPERINDASEELQNMLEEDQLRDVVLLVFANKQDLPNAMSVSDITNKLGLRKLQLNTPWFVQATCATQGSGLLEGLDWLADQLSKR, encoded by the exons ATGGGTGTTATGGTTTCGCAACTCTTCTCTCGTTTCTTCGAGAAAAAACAGATGAGAATTCTGATGG TTGGGTTAGATGCTGCAGGGAAGACCACAGTCCTGTACAAACTAAAACTTGGAGAAGTTGTCACTACTATCCCCACTATTG GGTTCAATGTGGAGACGGTTGAGTACAAGAACATCAGCTTCACGGTGTGGGATGTAGGTGGTCAGCACGTCATCAGACCTCTGTGGAAGCATTACTACCAGAACACTCAG GGTCTTATATTTGTGGTAGACAGCAACGATCCTGAGAGGATAAATGATGCTTCAGAGGAACTGCAGAACATG CTTGAAGAGGACCAGTTGAGAGATGTAGTTCTGCTGGTGTTCGCCAACAAACAGGACCTTCCCAACGCCATGTCTGTCAGTGACATCACAAATAAACTGGGACTGAGGAAACTTCAACTGAATACTCCT tggtTTGTCCAGGCTACCTGTGCGACCCAGGGTTCAGGTCTGTTggagggactggactggttgGCTGACCAGCTTTCCAAGCGCTAA